The following are encoded in a window of Sminthopsis crassicaudata isolate SCR6 chromosome 5, ASM4859323v1, whole genome shotgun sequence genomic DNA:
- the KRT8 gene encoding keratin, type II cytoskeletal 8, producing the protein MSIRSTTHRTIKVSSSGPRSFSSRSYSSGPSSRISTSSFSRVGSSSSFRSGLGLGTGMGVGFGSGSSGVGGITAVSVNQNLLSPLKLELDPNIQAVRTQEKEQIKTLNNKFASFIDKVRFLEQQNKMLETKWSLLQQQKTSRSNMDSMFESYIANLRRQLDSLGQEKLKLEVELGNMQGLVEDFKNKYEEEINKRTEMENDFVLIKKDVDEAYMNKVELESRLEGLTDEINFLRKLYEEEIRELQSQISDTSVVLSMDNSRSLDLDGIIAEVRAQYEDIANRSRAEAESMYQIKYEELQTLAGKHGDDLRHTKTEIAEMTRNINRLQAEIEGLKGQRASLEAAITDAEQRGELAIKDAQAKLAELENALQRAKQDMARQLREYQELMNVKLALDIEIATYRKLLEGEESRLESGMQNLSIHTKTTSRDYSSGFSSGYGSLTSPSLSYGLSSYQSPSGSYSRVSKAVVVKKIETRDGKLVSESSDVLPK; encoded by the exons ATGTCCATCAGGTCGACCACTCACAGGACCATCAAGGTCTCTTCCTCCGGCCCCCGGAGTTTTAGCAGCCGCTCCTACTCCAGCGGCCCCAGCTCCCGCATCAGCACATCCTCCTTCTCTCGAGTGGGGAGCAGCAGTAGCTTCCGATCGGGCTTGGGGCTCGGGACAGGCATGGGTGTGGGCTTCGGTAGCGGCAGCAGTGGGGTCGGCGGGATCACCGCGGTCTCGGTCAATCAGAACCTCCTGAGCCCCCTGAAGCTGGAGCTGGACCCCAACATCCAGGCCGTGAGGACCCAGGAGAAGGAGCAGATCAAGACCCTCAACAACAAGTTTGCCTCCTTCATCGATAAG GTGCGCTTCCTAGAACAGCAGAATAAGATGCTGGAGACCAAATGGAGTCTCCTGCAGCAGCAGAAGACTTCTCGGAGCAACATGGACAGCATGTTTGAGAGTTATATTGCTAACCTTCGAAGGCAGCTGGACTCCCTGGGACAGGAGAAACTGAAGCTTGAAGTGGAATTGGGCAACATGCAGGGCCTTGTGGAAGACTTCAAAAACAA GTATGAGGAAGAGATCAATAAGcggacagaaatggaaaatgactttGTTCTCATTAAGAAG GATGTAGATGAAGCCTATATGAACAAGGTAGAACTGGAGTCCCGTCTGGAAGGCCTGACTGATGAGATTAACTTCCTCAGGAAGCTATATGAAGAA GAAATACGAGAATTGCAGTCCCAGATTTCAGACACCTCTGTGGTCCTGTCTATGGACAATAGCCGCTCCCTGGATCTGGATGGCATTATTGCTGAGGTCCGAGCCCAATATGAGGATATTGCCAACCGCAGCCGGGCTGAGGCTGAGAGCATGTATCAGATCAAG TATGAAGAACTACAGACTCTGGCTGGGAAACATGGAGATGACCTTCGCCACACCAAGACAGAGATCGCTGAGATGACCAGGAATATCAACAGGCTTCAGGCTGAGATTGAGGGACTCAAAGGCCAG AGGGCCTCCCTTGAAGCCGCCATCACTGATGCTGAGCAGCGTGGGGAACTCGCTATCAAAGATGCCCAGGCCAAGCTGGCTGAGCTGGAAAATGCCCTGCAGAGAGCCAAACAAGACATGGCCCGCCAGCTTCGTGAATACCAGGAGCTGATGAATGTCAAGTTGGCCCTGGACATTGAGATTGCCACCTACAGGAAGCTGCTGGAGGGCGAGGAGAGCAG ACTCGAGTCTGGGATGCAGAACCTGAGTATTCACACCAAGACCACCAGTAGAGACTACTCAT CTGGGTTCAGCTCTGGCTACGGAAGTCTCACCAGCCCTAGCCTCAGCTATGGGCTAAGTTCCTACCAGTCCCCTTCTGGTTCTTACAGCCGAGTCAGTAAGGCTGTGGTGGTAAAGAAGATTGAGACTCGAGATGGAAAACTGGTGTCTGAGTCATCAGATGTTCTGCCCAAATAA